Proteins from a genomic interval of Blastocatellia bacterium:
- a CDS encoding ATP-binding protein — MFKRHIQARLLKALADTPVVLLIGARQTGKSTLVRHLADSVYPARYLTLDDATTLAAARHDPTGFLAGLEGPVIIDEVQRAPELFLAIKSSVDRQRQPGRFLLTGSANVMLLPRLADALAGRMEILTLWPLSQGEIEGAQEDFIDRLFDKEMRWPTTAALNRTELIERVLRGGYPEVLQRKTEDRRRAWFGAYLTTILQRDVREIANIEGLTDLPRLLALLATRASSLLNLADLSRSIVIPQTTLKRYMTLLEATFLVQPLPAWSAHLGKRLVKAPKLVLNDTGLLAYLLGVNEQRVTEDRMLLGGLLENFVVMELRKQASWNAIEPRLFHFRTPTGYEVDLVLENAAGKLVGVEVKSSAGVTADDFKGLRALGELAGRRFLRGVVLYTGSESVPFGPNLMALPIPHLWQRAPASKRKHK, encoded by the coding sequence ATGTTCAAACGGCACATTCAGGCTCGGTTGCTCAAGGCACTGGCCGATACGCCGGTGGTTTTGCTCATCGGTGCACGCCAGACCGGCAAGAGCACGCTGGTTCGCCATCTCGCCGACAGCGTCTATCCGGCGCGCTATCTCACCCTCGATGATGCCACGACGCTGGCGGCAGCCCGGCATGATCCGACCGGTTTTCTGGCGGGGCTGGAGGGCCCGGTCATCATTGATGAAGTTCAACGCGCGCCGGAATTATTTCTCGCCATCAAGTCGTCGGTGGATCGCCAACGGCAGCCGGGGCGGTTCCTGCTGACCGGATCAGCCAACGTGATGCTCTTGCCGCGCCTGGCCGACGCGCTAGCCGGAAGGATGGAAATCCTCACATTGTGGCCACTGTCGCAGGGAGAGATTGAGGGCGCTCAAGAAGACTTCATTGATCGCCTCTTTGACAAGGAGATGAGATGGCCCACCACGGCGGCGCTCAACCGCACCGAGTTGATTGAACGGGTGCTCCGGGGCGGCTACCCGGAAGTCCTTCAGCGGAAGACAGAGGACCGGCGACGCGCCTGGTTTGGCGCCTACCTGACGACGATCTTGCAGCGCGACGTGCGCGAGATCGCCAATATCGAAGGGCTGACCGATCTGCCACGCCTGTTGGCGCTCTTGGCCACGCGTGCGAGTTCGCTTCTGAATCTGGCGGACCTCTCGCGCAGTATTGTGATCCCCCAGACGACGCTCAAACGCTATATGACTTTGCTGGAAGCGACTTTTCTTGTCCAGCCGCTACCGGCTTGGTCGGCGCATCTGGGCAAACGACTGGTCAAGGCGCCGAAGCTTGTGCTCAACGACACGGGATTGCTGGCATATCTCTTGGGAGTGAATGAGCAGCGGGTGACAGAGGACAGGATGCTGCTCGGTGGATTGTTGGAGAATTTCGTCGTGATGGAATTGCGCAAACAAGCGAGCTGGAATGCAATCGAGCCACGCCTTTTCCACTTTCGCACGCCGACCGGGTACGAGGTTGACCTCGTCCTGGAGAATGCGGCGGGCAAGCTGGTCGGCGTGGAAGTCAAATCGAGCGCCGGTGTCACGGCGGACGATTTCAAGGGATTGCGTGCGCTCGGTGAGCTAGCGGGTCGGCGGTTTCTGCGCGGCGTAGTTCTCTACACCGGATCAGAGTCTGTGCCCTTCGGCCCGAACCTGATGGCGCTACCGATACCGCACCTGTGGCAGCGCGCACCCGCCTCCAAGAGGAAACACAAGTGA
- a CDS encoding FtsX-like permease family protein — MPYRQQTWPFFAFALRTSGDPRLLIGAIRASVAELTRKEAVYDFKTMEEHLAASVAQRRFATILMGVFAGAALALAAVGIYGVVSYSVSQRTHEIGIRMALGAQRSDILKLVLGQGMVLTLVGVGLGLAASLGLTRLLRNLLFGVTATDPVTFASVSLLLVGVSLLASSIPAWWATRVDPKVALRYE, encoded by the coding sequence GTGCCGTACCGTCAGCAGACCTGGCCCTTCTTCGCCTTTGCCCTGCGCACGAGCGGCGATCCTCGCCTGCTGATTGGCGCGATACGCGCCAGTGTGGCGGAACTGACCCGCAAGGAAGCCGTCTACGACTTCAAGACGATGGAAGAGCACCTGGCCGCTTCGGTGGCGCAACGCCGCTTCGCCACGATTCTCATGGGTGTCTTCGCAGGCGCGGCCCTGGCGCTGGCAGCAGTGGGAATTTATGGCGTCGTTTCCTATTCGGTCAGCCAGCGGACGCACGAGATCGGCATTCGCATGGCATTGGGTGCTCAGCGGAGCGACATCCTCAAGCTGGTGCTGGGGCAAGGAATGGTGTTAACACTTGTGGGTGTCGGGCTGGGCTTAGCTGCGTCGCTCGGCTTGACGCGTCTGCTTCGGAACTTGCTCTTTGGCGTGACAGCGACCGACCCGGTGACCTTCGCCAGCGTGTCACTGCTGCTCGTGGGCGTGTCGCTGCTGGCCAGTTCCATCCCCGCATGGTGGGCAACGCGGGTGGATCCAAAGGTGGCGCTGCGGTACGAGTAG
- a CDS encoding antitoxin family protein has protein sequence MSRTIEAIYENGVLKPLDPVDLPDGIRVHIAVEPSTSDLEEQVRQQLLSEGALPQSIEKALATLRQLRQCFEGLTEEQSRILEEARLDQINFFNRPED, from the coding sequence ATGTCGCGAACGATTGAAGCAATTTACGAAAACGGGGTATTGAAGCCGCTCGACCCGGTTGATCTGCCGGATGGCATACGAGTACATATCGCCGTTGAGCCTTCGACTTCGGATCTTGAGGAGCAGGTCCGGCAGCAGCTTCTGTCCGAAGGTGCCTTGCCTCAATCCATCGAAAAGGCTTTGGCGACGCTCCGTCAGCTCCGGCAGTGCTTTGAAGGGTTAACTGAGGAGCAATCGCGAATATTGGAAGAGGCCCGACTCGATCAGATCAATTTCTTCAACCGGCCTGAGGATTGA
- a CDS encoding ABC transporter permease → VLPPGFQFPLGISKAEVWTPTARDAGFFAQRGALILHALARLKPGINREQAQAEMNAIARQLEAEHPDYMAGRGVNLVPLHQQVVGEVRPALLILWGAVGLVLLVACANVANLLLVRGAAREKEVAVRLALGAGRWRLVRQLLTESVILAVIGGGLGLLLALWTTEALVAIAPRDIPRMEHVGLDRGVLGFALGLSVLTGLIFGLAPALSTSRIPLTESLKEGSRTSGVSGRLRLRRLLAVTETALAVVLLIGGGLLVRSFVNLLRVDPGFRPENVLTFQMAGPFEQSDADQRANFYSDILARLQALPGVQSVGGATSIPVSGVNHMEIGFEILGRPLRPGEDSQSAAYDSVTPDYFRTMGILLRQGRLFTEQDQRGRPGAVIINEAMARRYWREENPLGQRIRLAISFGEPGEPESYEIVGVVGDVHERGLDTEAKPHLYVPYRQQTWPFFAFALRTSGDPRLLIGAIRASVAELTRKEAVYDFKTMEEHLAASVARRRFATVLLGLFAGLALVLAAIGIYGVISHSTSQRTHEIAIRMALGAQRWDVLKLVLGQGMILAVIGVGIGLVAALMLTRLLSSLLFGVSPTDPLTFVVVAFLLTNVALVACYVPARRATRVDPMVALRYE, encoded by the coding sequence GTTCTGCCGCCCGGCTTCCAGTTTCCCCTTGGCATCTCAAAGGCGGAGGTCTGGACACCGACGGCGCGAGACGCTGGCTTCTTCGCGCAACGGGGCGCCCTGATCTTGCACGCGCTCGCCCGACTCAAGCCGGGCATCAACCGGGAACAAGCGCAAGCGGAGATGAACGCCATCGCCCGGCAGCTTGAAGCAGAGCATCCCGATTACATGGCCGGTCGCGGAGTCAATCTGGTTCCATTGCATCAACAGGTGGTGGGTGAGGTGCGTCCCGCGCTGCTGATTTTGTGGGGAGCTGTTGGCCTGGTGCTGCTCGTCGCTTGCGCTAATGTGGCCAACCTGCTGTTGGTGCGCGGCGCTGCCCGCGAAAAAGAGGTCGCCGTTCGCCTGGCTCTAGGCGCCGGGCGGTGGCGGTTGGTTCGACAGTTGTTGACCGAGAGCGTGATCCTGGCAGTGATAGGGGGAGGGCTGGGGCTGCTGCTGGCACTGTGGACCACCGAGGCGCTTGTGGCAATCGCTCCACGAGACATCCCACGGATGGAGCACGTTGGTCTGGACCGGGGCGTGCTCGGTTTTGCGCTGGGGCTGTCGGTGCTGACCGGCCTGATCTTCGGGCTAGCGCCGGCGCTGTCCACCAGCCGGATTCCTCTGACTGAGTCGCTGAAAGAAGGCAGCCGGACATCAGGCGTCTCGGGGAGGCTTCGCCTGCGCCGCTTGCTCGCCGTGACCGAGACTGCTCTGGCGGTTGTGCTGCTGATCGGCGGTGGATTGCTCGTCCGAAGTTTTGTCAATCTCCTGCGGGTAGATCCAGGGTTCCGGCCTGAGAACGTACTCACGTTCCAGATGGCGGGTCCTTTTGAGCAGAGTGATGCCGACCAACGAGCCAACTTTTACAGCGACATCCTGGCGCGGCTCCAGGCCTTGCCCGGCGTCCAGTCTGTAGGCGGCGCGACCTCTATTCCGGTGAGCGGCGTGAACCACATGGAGATTGGTTTTGAAATCCTCGGCCGTCCGCTCCGACCAGGAGAAGACTCACAAAGCGCTGCCTACGACTCGGTCACACCAGACTACTTCCGTACGATGGGCATCCTGCTGCGCCAGGGACGGCTCTTCACCGAGCAAGATCAACGAGGCCGGCCCGGCGCCGTCATCATCAACGAGGCTATGGCGCGGCGCTACTGGCGGGAGGAAAACCCACTAGGGCAACGCATCCGCCTGGCCATCAGCTTCGGCGAGCCAGGAGAACCAGAATCGTATGAAATTGTCGGTGTTGTCGGCGATGTCCACGAGCGCGGCCTGGACACGGAAGCCAAGCCGCATCTATACGTGCCGTACCGTCAGCAGACCTGGCCCTTCTTCGCCTTTGCCCTGCGCACGAGCGGCGATCCTCGCCTGCTGATTGGCGCGATACGCGCCAGCGTGGCGGAACTGACCCGCAAGGAAGCCGTCTACGACTTCAAGACGATGGAAGAGCACCTAGCCGCATCAGTGGCGCGACGCCGCTTCGCCACGGTCCTGCTGGGCCTCTTCGCGGGCCTGGCGCTGGTGCTGGCAGCGATAGGAATTTACGGCGTTATTTCTCACTCGACCAGCCAGCGCACGCATGAGATTGCCATCCGAATGGCGCTGGGTGCACAGCGGTGGGACGTGTTAAAGCTGGTTCTCGGACAGGGAATGATCCTGGCTGTGATTGGAGTGGGAATAGGACTGGTTGCGGCTCTGATGCTAACCCGCCTGCTGTCGAGCTTGTTGTTTGGCGTGAGCCCGACTGATCCGCTGACATTTGTTGTGGTTGCTTTCTTGCTAACCAACGTGGCGTTGGTAGCTTGCTACGTTCCGGCGCGGCGGGCGACGCGAGTGGACCCGATGGTGGCGCTGCGGTATGAGTGA
- a CDS encoding ABC transporter permease, with protein MQTLWQDLRYGARMLLKNPGFTAVAVVTLALGIGANTAIFSVVNAVLLRPLPYPQPERLMVIGRTYTGSDVYPASEPKFLFWRDHNQSFEAMAAVQGIGSGLNLSGEAEPEYVTGIQVSADFFRVLGVSPALGRGFTKEEDSPQGERVVILSDGLWRRRFGQDAGLIGKTVTLNSESYTVVGVLPPGFQFTAPFDVLVPLRLNPASRSEAHNFMVIGRLKPGVTEVQARAEMKLVGEKFRAAYPQAMAPNESVNLMGWQNNLVQEIRPLLLILLGAVSFVLLIACANVAHLQLARASARQKEMAIRLAVGAGGWRLARQLLTEGVLLALAGAAAGLLLAVWAVDALTALMPDGMLPLLGEISFDGRVLAFTLAAAVATGLIFSLAPALHAGRVDVNQSLKEGSTSGRLSPVRGRLRSVLVIAELAVSLVLLIGAALLVRTFANLRGIEPGFDPRHVLTFQVSLSGPSYDTTAKVSDFYRRVLERFRSLPGVEAVAVASTLPLEAQLNLPYSIGGSAEVTGAVQYRMISPDYFRVMKTAVRQGRAFEEGDTAGAESVIIVNEAFARQHFPNTTPLGQRMCVGCGFGDPAMRTIVGVVSDTKQFNLGAPSPPTVYVPVAQVPDALMLLLRQFTATNFVIRTAGEPLQLSGVVKQEMLKIDPALPLRNVRTMEQLLSHSLALEEFNMSLLGLFAGIGLLLVAIGTYGVVSYSVSQRTHEIAIRMALGAQRWDVLKLVLGQGMILAVIGVGIGLVAALMLTRLLSSLLFGVTPTDPMTFASVSLLLVAVALLACYIPARRATRVDPMVALRYE; from the coding sequence ATGCAAACACTCTGGCAAGACCTACGCTATGGCGCGCGAATGCTTTTGAAGAACCCTGGCTTCACGGCGGTGGCTGTCGTGACGCTCGCGCTCGGCATCGGCGCGAACACGGCGATTTTCAGTGTAGTCAATGCCGTTCTGCTGCGCCCGCTGCCCTATCCGCAGCCGGAACGGCTGATGGTGATTGGGCGGACGTACACCGGCAGCGACGTCTATCCGGCGAGCGAACCCAAATTCCTCTTCTGGCGTGACCACAATCAATCCTTTGAAGCAATGGCGGCCGTGCAGGGCATCGGTTCCGGCCTCAATCTGTCGGGTGAGGCTGAGCCGGAATACGTCACCGGGATCCAGGTCTCAGCCGATTTCTTTCGCGTGCTGGGCGTGAGTCCAGCTCTGGGTCGCGGCTTCACAAAGGAAGAAGATAGTCCTCAGGGTGAGCGCGTCGTGATTCTGAGCGATGGCTTGTGGCGGCGGCGCTTCGGCCAGGATGCTGGACTCATCGGCAAGACGGTGACGCTCAACAGCGAGAGTTATACTGTCGTCGGCGTTCTGCCGCCAGGCTTTCAATTCACTGCACCCTTCGATGTGCTCGTGCCGTTGCGGCTCAATCCGGCAAGCCGATCTGAGGCGCATAACTTCATGGTCATTGGGCGACTCAAGCCCGGTGTGACCGAGGTGCAGGCGCGGGCCGAAATGAAATTGGTCGGCGAAAAGTTTCGGGCGGCGTATCCACAGGCAATGGCGCCGAATGAGAGCGTCAACCTGATGGGCTGGCAGAACAATCTGGTGCAGGAGATTCGTCCGTTGCTGCTCATATTGCTCGGCGCCGTCAGCTTCGTGCTGTTGATTGCCTGCGCCAACGTGGCTCATCTGCAACTGGCCCGTGCCAGCGCACGCCAGAAAGAGATGGCGATCCGGCTGGCCGTGGGCGCCGGCGGGTGGCGCCTGGCGCGGCAATTGTTGACCGAAGGCGTACTGCTGGCGCTGGCCGGAGCAGCAGCGGGCCTGCTGCTAGCCGTGTGGGCAGTAGATGCGCTCACAGCGTTGATGCCTGACGGGATGCTCCCGCTGCTGGGCGAGATCAGTTTTGATGGGCGCGTGCTGGCTTTCACCTTGGCCGCTGCCGTCGCCACGGGTTTGATCTTCAGTCTGGCTCCTGCGCTTCACGCTGGGCGCGTGGATGTGAATCAATCGTTAAAAGAAGGTTCCACCTCGGGCCGCCTCAGTCCGGTGCGCGGTCGCTTGAGAAGCGTGTTGGTTATTGCCGAACTGGCGGTGTCGCTGGTGCTGCTCATTGGCGCGGCGCTGCTCGTTCGGACGTTCGCCAATTTGCGCGGCATCGAGCCGGGATTTGATCCGCGCCATGTATTGACTTTTCAGGTCTCGTTGAGCGGCCCGTCGTACGATACGACCGCCAAGGTCTCGGACTTTTATCGTCGCGTGTTGGAAAGATTCCGCAGTCTGCCCGGAGTCGAAGCCGTCGCTGTCGCGAGTACCTTACCGCTAGAGGCGCAGCTCAATCTGCCGTATTCCATTGGCGGAAGCGCAGAGGTGACAGGTGCCGTTCAGTATCGGATGATCTCGCCGGATTATTTCCGCGTGATGAAGACGGCGGTGCGACAGGGACGCGCTTTTGAGGAGGGCGATACGGCTGGCGCTGAGAGCGTGATCATCGTCAACGAAGCTTTCGCGCGGCAGCATTTCCCGAATACCACGCCGCTTGGTCAGCGAATGTGTGTTGGCTGTGGCTTTGGTGATCCGGCCATGCGAACCATCGTCGGAGTGGTCAGTGACACCAAGCAATTCAATTTAGGAGCGCCGTCGCCGCCGACGGTTTACGTGCCGGTGGCGCAAGTGCCGGACGCATTGATGTTGCTGCTCCGGCAGTTCACGGCCACGAACTTTGTCATCCGCACTGCTGGAGAACCACTCCAACTGAGCGGAGTGGTGAAGCAAGAGATGCTGAAGATCGATCCGGCGCTGCCACTCAGAAATGTGCGGACGATGGAACAGTTGCTCTCACACTCGCTCGCACTGGAGGAATTCAACATGTCGCTGCTCGGCCTCTTCGCCGGAATTGGACTGCTGCTGGTAGCCATCGGGACTTACGGCGTCGTTTCTTATTCGGTGAGCCAGCGCACGCATGAGATTGCCATCCGAATGGCGCTGGGTGCACAGCGGTGGGACGTGTTAAAGCTGGTTCTCGGACAGGGAATGATCCTGGCTGTGATTGGAGTGGGAATAGGACTGGTTGCGGCTCTGATGCTGACCCGCCTGCTGTCGAGCTTGTTGTTTGGCGTGACGCCGACCGATCCGATGACCTTCGCCAGCGTCTCGCTGCTGCTTGTGGCTGTGGCGCTGCTGGCGTGCTACATCCCGGCGCGGCGGGCGACGCGGGTGGACCCGATGGTCGCGCTCAGGTACGAGTAG
- a CDS encoding HNH endonuclease, producing the protein MTRKRIPAKRRRWVRQRALGYCEYCLCPEFCATQLHSIEHIIPESQGGQSTEDNLALACQGCNGSKHNKTQALDPATGRRVPLFHPRRDNWHEHFAWSPDQLYLIGLTPTGRATIRELELNREGVIHLRRLLLLNHEHPPPHRSAS; encoded by the coding sequence ATGACTAGGAAGCGGATTCCGGCCAAGCGGCGACGATGGGTCAGGCAACGCGCGTTGGGCTATTGTGAATACTGCCTCTGCCCGGAGTTCTGCGCGACGCAATTGCACTCGATCGAACATATCATCCCTGAGAGCCAGGGTGGTCAAAGCACCGAGGATAATCTGGCCCTGGCCTGTCAGGGATGCAATGGTTCCAAACATAACAAGACTCAGGCCCTCGATCCCGCCACTGGCCGCCGAGTTCCGCTCTTTCATCCACGACGGGACAACTGGCACGAGCATTTTGCCTGGAGCCCTGACCAACTTTACCTGATCGGACTGACGCCAACAGGCCGCGCAACCATCCGAGAGCTGGAGTTGAATCGCGAAGGCGTCATCCATCTTCGTCGTCTCCTGCTGCTTAATCATGAACATCCTCCTCCGCATCGCTCGGCTTCGTAA
- a CDS encoding type II toxin-antitoxin system VapC family toxin encodes MRALLDTDTVSLIWRHKHPAVWLNVSRYLTQYGHLTFTELTYYEVARGLRTAQATKQLTDFEVFCQQHELLPLTHAAVVRAADIWADLKHRGQLIGEVDVLIAGIAMSEGVAIVSRNIRHFGRIAGLTVIDWTQ; translated from the coding sequence ATGCGTGCTCTCCTTGACACGGATACGGTCAGCCTGATCTGGCGTCACAAACATCCTGCTGTGTGGTTGAATGTGTCGCGCTACCTGACTCAGTATGGGCATCTGACGTTCACGGAACTGACCTACTATGAGGTGGCGCGCGGACTGCGCACAGCTCAGGCGACTAAACAACTGACCGACTTTGAGGTGTTTTGCCAGCAGCATGAGCTGCTGCCTCTCACACATGCCGCTGTTGTCCGTGCTGCCGACATCTGGGCTGATTTGAAACACCGAGGCCAACTGATTGGCGAGGTAGATGTGCTGATTGCTGGGATTGCCATGAGCGAAGGGGTGGCTATTGTCTCGCGCAATATTCGCCACTTCGGGCGGATTGCCGGACTTACTGTAATTGATTGGACACAATGA
- a CDS encoding STAS/SEC14 domain-containing protein, whose amino-acid sequence MPTIQIETDQLLQAALQLPREELERFAARLFALKARQETPSLSEREAELLIQINRGLPAAMQERLNELIDKRRAGTIKAKELRELKKLTDQVEKLDAERLKLLTELAHLRAVPLRKLIKQLGLRPVPHD is encoded by the coding sequence ATGCCAACCATCCAAATTGAAACTGACCAGTTGTTGCAGGCCGCGTTGCAGCTTCCGCGCGAGGAACTCGAGCGATTTGCCGCCAGGCTTTTCGCGCTCAAGGCACGACAGGAGACGCCCAGCCTCTCGGAACGAGAGGCTGAACTCCTGATACAGATCAATCGGGGGCTGCCTGCGGCCATGCAAGAACGGCTCAACGAACTGATTGACAAGCGCCGGGCTGGAACTATCAAAGCGAAGGAGCTGCGAGAGCTGAAAAAACTGACCGATCAGGTCGAAAAGCTCGATGCCGAGCGACTGAAGCTGTTGACTGAACTGGCGCATCTGCGTGCTGTCCCCCTGCGAAAGCTAATCAAGCAGCTCGGCCTCCGACCTGTGCCCCATGACTAG